Proteins from one Halopseudomonas pelagia genomic window:
- a CDS encoding ABC transporter substrate-binding protein, whose amino-acid sequence MLFCGLLNIQPVGAADPILLGLNAPRSGEYEQEGLMQVRGALMAVDEINQAGGVLRRPLAILERDTASKPAQAVSNVNELAAEGAQMLFGGASSAVAVAAGKRARDLGLLYFGTLTYSNDTTGKDAHRYMFRESYNAWMASRVLGQQLNEQMPDTRYFYVTADYTWGHTTEQSMRHFTGTDDVSEHGRTLIPFPGSMQKDLRVAMQAALDAKPEVLVLVLFGDQMVKGMRMAHQMGLTKTTQIVVPNLTLSMVEQAGPALMEGVLGASAWTWNVPYVYNHARGQAFVERFVELYQTYPSTSAASAYSIVYQWADAVARTGSLDTERLIIALEGHEYQLLKDAQSWRAFDHQNVQTVYAVRIKPRSQVMLDPLRQDYFELLAAMPGEQAAMSREQWIAERRAHNQPEQLR is encoded by the coding sequence ATGCTGTTTTGCGGTCTGTTGAACATCCAGCCGGTGGGCGCCGCAGACCCGATTCTGCTGGGACTCAACGCGCCGCGCTCGGGTGAATATGAGCAAGAAGGTCTGATGCAGGTGCGCGGCGCGCTGATGGCGGTGGATGAGATCAATCAGGCTGGCGGCGTGCTGCGGCGCCCCTTGGCGATACTTGAGCGCGACACCGCATCCAAACCCGCTCAAGCGGTAAGCAACGTTAATGAACTGGCTGCCGAAGGCGCCCAGATGCTGTTTGGTGGCGCCTCCAGCGCCGTAGCGGTGGCGGCCGGGAAGCGCGCACGCGACCTCGGACTGCTGTATTTCGGTACCCTTACCTATTCCAACGACACCACCGGCAAAGACGCTCATCGCTACATGTTTCGCGAGAGCTATAACGCCTGGATGGCGTCGCGGGTGCTGGGGCAGCAGTTGAATGAACAGATGCCAGATACCCGCTATTTCTACGTCACGGCAGACTACACCTGGGGCCACACGACCGAGCAATCGATGCGCCACTTTACTGGTACTGATGACGTCAGCGAGCATGGCCGCACATTGATCCCTTTCCCCGGATCCATGCAGAAAGATCTGCGTGTGGCCATGCAGGCGGCGCTCGACGCCAAGCCGGAGGTGCTGGTATTGGTGCTGTTCGGTGATCAGATGGTTAAGGGTATGCGCATGGCCCACCAAATGGGTCTGACCAAAACTACCCAGATCGTTGTCCCTAACCTCACCTTGAGTATGGTCGAGCAGGCTGGTCCGGCATTGATGGAAGGTGTGCTGGGCGCATCCGCCTGGACCTGGAATGTGCCCTACGTATACAACCATGCGCGCGGGCAGGCTTTCGTGGAGCGGTTTGTCGAGCTTTACCAGACCTATCCCTCTACCTCAGCCGCCTCGGCGTACAGCATCGTCTACCAATGGGCCGACGCGGTCGCGCGGACCGGGAGTCTGGATACCGAAAGGCTGATCATTGCGCTGGAGGGGCATGAATACCAATTGCTCAAAGACGCACAGAGCTGGCGCGCCTTTGATCACCAGAACGTGCAGACCGTATACGCAGTGAGAATAAAGCCGCGCTCCCAGGTCATGCTCGACCCGCTCCGGCAGGACTACTTCGAGCTATTGGCGGCGATGCCCGGCGAACAGGCAGCGATGAGCAGAGAGCAATGGATTGCCGAACGGCGAGCCCATAACCAACCCGAGCAGTTACGCTAA
- a CDS encoding thioesterase family protein yields MKLRFRLLLLMLTSLFRSKQPMSHVSRLKLRVWPVDVDIKKVNIERFFAFGDLGWVSMLMDWGIFRQILTSRYAPFGKCLSLSVKGPLWLFQRFEIQTTIIWCDHYWVYAEQQFLSKGQIVAISVIKGGVLQEGRLLKVNQWMPQAELVSVLGKPELVDLYQRTEKAMWRATRG; encoded by the coding sequence ATGAAATTGCGATTCCGTTTGTTGCTGTTAATGCTGACGAGCCTGTTCAGATCCAAACAGCCCATGTCCCATGTCAGCAGGCTGAAATTAAGGGTGTGGCCGGTGGACGTGGATATAAAAAAGGTCAATATCGAGCGATTTTTCGCGTTTGGCGATCTTGGCTGGGTATCGATGCTGATGGACTGGGGCATCTTCCGGCAGATTCTCACCAGCCGTTATGCACCATTCGGCAAATGTCTGTCTTTAAGTGTGAAAGGGCCTTTGTGGCTATTTCAACGTTTCGAGATTCAGACGACGATCATCTGGTGCGATCACTATTGGGTCTACGCGGAACAGCAGTTTTTGTCCAAGGGCCAAATAGTCGCTATTTCGGTCATCAAGGGCGGCGTACTGCAGGAGGGGCGTCTACTCAAGGTCAACCAGTGGATGCCTCAAGCCGAATTGGTATCAGTGCTGGGCAAGCCGGAGTTGGTAGATCTCTATCAACGCACTGAAAAGGCCATGTGGCGAGCTACGCGCGGCTAA
- a CDS encoding glutathione S-transferase — MIVVHHLNNSRSQRILWLLEELGLEYEVRRYERDPETMLAPPELKAVHPLGKSPVITDGDLTVAESGAIIEYLVETYGQGHLAPARGTPERLRYTYWLHYAEGSAMLPLLLKLVFNRVETAPMPFFAKPFARGIARQVKGKFVEPQIIQHLNYMNNELAATGWFAGAEFSAADVQMSFPLEAAAARGGLDRQWPHLIGFLERVHDRPAYKRALERGGEYGIIG, encoded by the coding sequence ATGATTGTTGTCCACCACCTGAATAATTCACGCTCACAGCGCATCCTTTGGCTGCTTGAAGAGCTGGGTCTGGAATATGAAGTACGGCGCTATGAGCGTGACCCAGAGACTATGCTGGCACCGCCGGAACTCAAGGCGGTGCATCCGTTGGGAAAGTCACCCGTTATTACTGATGGTGATCTGACCGTCGCAGAGTCTGGCGCGATTATCGAGTACCTGGTCGAGACTTACGGCCAAGGGCATCTTGCACCCGCACGCGGCACACCCGAACGTCTGCGCTACACCTACTGGCTGCATTATGCCGAGGGCTCCGCGATGCTGCCGCTTCTACTCAAGCTGGTGTTCAACCGGGTTGAAACGGCGCCCATGCCGTTTTTTGCCAAACCCTTTGCCAGGGGCATCGCTCGGCAGGTCAAAGGCAAATTTGTTGAACCGCAGATCATTCAACATCTGAATTACATGAACAATGAGCTGGCTGCCACTGGCTGGTTTGCCGGGGCTGAATTCAGCGCTGCCGATGTGCAGATGAGTTTTCCGCTGGAGGCCGCTGCTGCGCGCGGTGGACTGGATAGACAATGGCCACATTTGATCGGCTTTCTTGAGCGCGTGCATGATCGGCCTGCCTACAAGAGAGCACTGGAGCGCGGTGGCGAGTACGGGATTATTGGCTGA
- a CDS encoding winged helix-turn-helix domain-containing protein translates to MQTPNEIIHQPVRLKIMAALNTLAPNQWLEFVALRAILDTTDGNLGAHLATLEAAHYVTIKKDFAGKKPRTRVCLSTLGRKAFSGYVAALHAILAIDSLDGSEEAITHTPNNNQ, encoded by the coding sequence ATGCAAACTCCCAATGAAATCATCCACCAACCAGTGCGTCTGAAGATCATGGCGGCGCTGAATACCCTGGCGCCGAATCAGTGGCTGGAGTTCGTTGCATTGCGCGCCATTTTGGATACCACCGACGGCAACCTGGGAGCACACCTGGCCACGCTGGAAGCCGCTCATTACGTCACTATCAAAAAGGATTTCGCTGGCAAAAAGCCGCGCACACGCGTGTGCCTGAGTACGCTTGGGCGCAAGGCTTTCTCCGGTTATGTGGCTGCCCTGCATGCCATTCTGGCGATCGATTCGCTGGATGGCAGCGAAGAGGCCATCACTCACACTCCCAACAACAACCAATAA
- a CDS encoding MotA/TolQ/ExbB proton channel family protein — protein sequence MDMRTLGFQSSRWQSRLRMLMLLLLIGVTGLSTSVVLAQADEQPATAADSVTGEAAADRAVATSPAAERFGVREMFTQADVVVKAVMIFLVLCSLLTWAVLFEKLVVFAKARRANQRFLAGFRNNDLTLLHEQAEHSAMGRMWQVAQAEVTHFGRNRSADADQINRLLQRMSLTASIVQERDLARLGSMMGVLATIGATAPFIGLFGTVWGILNSFASIATMKSASLAIVAPGIAEALLATALGLFAAIPAVMIFNKFARDINGFVGGLDNFSAEMIADVSRKLDEVK from the coding sequence ATGGATATGCGAACGTTAGGCTTTCAATCATCACGCTGGCAATCGCGGTTGCGCATGCTGATGTTGCTGCTGTTGATCGGGGTAACAGGACTGAGCACCAGTGTAGTTCTGGCCCAGGCGGATGAGCAGCCAGCCACTGCTGCAGACAGCGTGACCGGGGAAGCTGCGGCAGACAGGGCGGTGGCGACTTCACCGGCAGCCGAGCGCTTCGGTGTGCGCGAGATGTTCACGCAGGCGGACGTAGTGGTCAAAGCGGTGATGATCTTCCTGGTCCTGTGTTCGCTTTTAACCTGGGCGGTGCTATTTGAAAAGCTGGTGGTATTTGCCAAAGCGCGGCGTGCCAATCAGCGTTTTCTGGCGGGGTTTCGCAACAACGATCTGACGCTACTGCATGAGCAGGCTGAGCACAGCGCGATGGGCCGGATGTGGCAGGTGGCGCAGGCTGAAGTGACGCACTTCGGACGTAACCGTAGCGCCGATGCAGATCAGATAAATCGACTTCTACAACGCATGTCGCTGACTGCCAGTATTGTGCAGGAGCGAGACCTGGCACGCCTGGGCAGCATGATGGGTGTGCTGGCAACTATTGGTGCAACCGCACCTTTTATCGGTCTGTTCGGTACCGTGTGGGGCATTCTCAACAGCTTTGCCAGCATCGCCACGATGAAGTCGGCCAGTCTGGCCATCGTCGCACCGGGCATCGCTGAAGCGTTGTTGGCAACCGCGTTGGGCTTGTTTGCCGCCATCCCGGCGGTGATGATTTTCAACAAGTTCGCGCGGGACATTAACGGCTTCGTCGGTGGGCTGGACAACTTTTCGGCGGAGATGATTGCCGACGTGTCGCGCAAGCTTGATGAGGTGAAATAG
- the exbD gene encoding TonB system transport protein ExbD yields the protein MGIQFNSGPMVKRHNYQQNAEMNITPFVDVMLVLLIIFMVAAPLATVDVPVDLPSNAATPSPPPTDPVYVSVQADGLLFVQEQEIALNQLQAQILGITSGDLETRLFLRGDQAVDYGTLMRVMNTLQKAGYTRISLVASEELEP from the coding sequence ATGGGCATCCAGTTCAATTCAGGCCCCATGGTCAAGCGACATAACTATCAGCAGAACGCGGAAATGAACATCACTCCGTTCGTCGACGTGATGCTGGTGTTGTTGATCATCTTCATGGTGGCAGCGCCACTGGCAACAGTAGATGTGCCGGTGGATCTACCTAGTAATGCGGCAACGCCAAGCCCTCCGCCAACGGATCCAGTGTATGTAAGCGTGCAGGCCGACGGCTTGCTGTTTGTTCAGGAGCAGGAAATAGCCCTCAACCAATTGCAAGCACAGATACTGGGTATCACCTCGGGTGACCTTGAAACCCGATTATTCCTGCGCGGTGACCAGGCGGTGGACTACGGCACCTTGATGCGGGTCATGAACACGTTGCAGAAGGCCGGTTACACGCGCATTAGCCTGGTTGCCTCGGAAGAGTTGGAGCCCTGA